From a single Planococcus shenhongbingii genomic region:
- a CDS encoding amino acid ABC transporter permease, which produces MSDIEWGLLFDPALAIESLPYVLEGIWYTLLISIVSMGLGLIIGFFLALARTSKLILLQWPARLYISFMRGVPILVILFLLYFALPVIGIEFTALQAALIGFTINSAAYIAEVFRSSLASVDKGQWESSTALGLSYWQTMQRIILPQSVRIAVPPLSNVFLDLIKASSLAAMITVPEIFQKARIVGAREYDLLTLLILVALIYWAICSVMTILQNYLEKRFADFL; this is translated from the coding sequence ATGAGTGATATTGAATGGGGGCTGCTCTTTGATCCGGCATTGGCGATTGAATCCCTTCCTTATGTATTGGAAGGCATCTGGTACACCTTGCTGATTTCGATAGTGAGCATGGGATTGGGACTGATTATCGGTTTTTTCCTGGCGCTTGCCCGCACTTCCAAACTCATCTTGCTTCAATGGCCGGCACGCCTCTATATCTCCTTTATGCGAGGCGTCCCGATTTTGGTCATTTTGTTTTTGCTGTATTTTGCCTTGCCGGTAATCGGCATCGAGTTCACCGCATTGCAGGCTGCTTTAATTGGCTTCACCATCAACTCCGCTGCCTATATCGCTGAAGTATTCCGGTCCTCATTAGCTTCAGTTGACAAAGGGCAATGGGAGTCATCAACTGCACTCGGCCTGTCCTACTGGCAAACGATGCAGCGGATTATACTGCCGCAGTCTGTCCGGATTGCCGTGCCCCCGCTTTCAAATGTTTTTCTGGACTTGATCAAAGCCTCTTCTTTAGCAGCGATGATCACGGTTCCGGAAATTTTTCAAAAAGCCCGAATCGTCGGGGCACGTGAATACGATTTGCTGACATTATTGATTCTAGTGGCGCTCATTTATTGGGCAATTTGTTCTGTCATGACCATTCTGCAAAATTATTTAGAAAAACGCTTTGCAGATTTTTTGTGA
- a CDS encoding ABC transporter permease, which yields MNNFLKLVWNEQIKLYSKKSAWIMIAFIAMAALVGGLVNTFMDTDILKTEYGENWKEELQTENVKLTAEMEQDEFASFSNPMIIEKNNYHLENNIKPKPYDAWEYVLENAMISSLLSLFTIIVAAGIIANEFQWGTIKLLLIRPISRTKILLAKYVSVLVFAATLLVSLLIFSWVIGALFFGVNGLSPNIVISTADGFAESNVIKEILVSYGFKMVTLVMMATFAFMISTIFRSSSMAIGLAIFLMMAGSTMMSFVSRYEWSKYILFANTNLMQYFNGAQPLVEGMTLTFSIIVLGVYFVVFHAAAWIAFTKRDVAGH from the coding sequence TTGAATAATTTTCTGAAGTTGGTTTGGAATGAACAAATCAAACTGTATTCAAAAAAATCGGCTTGGATCATGATTGCATTTATAGCGATGGCCGCTTTGGTCGGCGGATTGGTGAATACGTTTATGGATACGGATATATTGAAAACTGAATACGGGGAAAACTGGAAAGAAGAACTGCAAACAGAAAATGTGAAGCTTACAGCTGAAATGGAGCAGGATGAATTTGCCTCGTTCAGCAATCCGATGATCATTGAAAAAAACAATTATCATCTTGAAAATAATATAAAACCTAAACCTTACGACGCCTGGGAATATGTGCTGGAAAATGCCATGATCTCTTCGCTTCTCAGTTTGTTTACCATTATCGTGGCTGCCGGTATTATCGCCAATGAGTTCCAGTGGGGAACCATCAAGCTTCTGCTGATCCGGCCGATTTCGCGGACAAAGATTTTACTTGCGAAATATGTATCCGTGCTGGTTTTTGCAGCGACATTATTAGTATCGCTGCTTATATTTTCATGGGTTATCGGTGCGCTATTCTTCGGAGTCAACGGTTTGTCGCCAAACATCGTCATATCGACAGCTGATGGATTCGCGGAAAGTAATGTTATTAAGGAGATTTTGGTGTCTTACGGATTTAAAATGGTGACGCTTGTGATGATGGCAACATTTGCATTTATGATCTCGACTATCTTCAGAAGCAGCAGCATGGCAATCGGGCTGGCAATTTTTCTGATGATGGCTGGAAGTACAATGATGTCATTCGTGTCCCGATACGAATGGTCGAAATATATCCTGTTTGCGAATACGAACTTAATGCAATACTTTAATGGAGCACAGCCCCTGGTGGAAGGAATGACACTGACATTCTCTATTATTGTACTGGGTGTCTATTTTGTAGTGTTCCATGCAGCCGCTTGGATCGCTTTTACAAAACGGGACGTGGCGGGGCATTAA
- a CDS encoding ABC transporter ATP-binding protein, with translation MQLIDLKKTIGNKSIIKGLSFDIKAGEVFGFLGPNGAGKTTTIRMMVGLMNITEGDVIIQGKSIKNDYKGAIRHVGAIVENPEMYPFMSGMKNLQHFARMMEGITPERIQEVVSLVGLDKAIHEKAGRYSLGMRQRLGIAQALLHRPSILILDEPTNGLDPSGIREIRKYIRNLAEQENVAVIVSSHLLSEIELMCDRIGIIKNGELIAIESIKSIEVQNDVKDVHIEVHPLESAKDFLEAHTAHKVTVHKKELVLSLTKEQIPKVLKELIHKGMDVYGVRVLQSTLEDKFFDLIGENTIE, from the coding sequence ATGCAATTGATTGATTTAAAGAAAACCATCGGAAACAAATCAATTATCAAAGGATTAAGCTTCGATATAAAGGCTGGAGAAGTATTTGGATTCTTAGGGCCGAACGGCGCCGGTAAAACGACGACAATCCGCATGATGGTAGGACTGATGAATATTACAGAAGGGGATGTAATAATCCAAGGAAAAAGCATTAAAAATGATTATAAAGGAGCCATCCGGCATGTCGGAGCAATTGTGGAAAATCCGGAAATGTATCCCTTTATGAGCGGCATGAAAAATTTACAGCATTTTGCCCGTATGATGGAAGGAATTACCCCTGAACGGATCCAAGAAGTGGTGTCATTGGTAGGTCTGGATAAAGCCATCCATGAAAAAGCGGGACGCTATTCTCTTGGAATGCGCCAGCGCCTTGGCATTGCACAGGCATTGCTGCATAGGCCTTCAATTTTGATACTTGATGAACCGACGAACGGACTTGATCCTTCAGGCATCCGTGAAATCCGGAAATACATACGCAATTTGGCAGAACAGGAAAATGTGGCGGTCATTGTTTCCAGCCATCTATTGTCTGAAATCGAATTGATGTGCGACCGGATTGGCATCATTAAAAATGGTGAATTGATTGCCATAGAATCCATTAAAAGCATCGAAGTCCAAAACGATGTAAAAGATGTGCATATTGAAGTCCATCCGCTTGAATCAGCAAAGGATTTCCTGGAAGCACATACAGCGCATAAAGTGACGGTACATAAAAAAGAGCTGGTCTTATCCCTGACAAAAGAACAAATCCCTAAAGTTTTGAAAGAATTGATTCATAAAGGAATGGATGTTTACGGAGTGCGGGTGCTCCAATCTACATTGGAAGACAAATTCTTTGATCTGATAGGGGAGAATACAATTGAATAA
- a CDS encoding VOC family protein yields MAVKAKEIYVNLPVKDLQKSKDFFSSLGFEFNEEMTNEQGACMMVGENIYVMLLTEAFFKTFTKKELADATRNTEVITAISADSREEVDEMVNKALAAGGTASNDRMDDEYMYGWSFQDVDGHLWEVIYMPQQS; encoded by the coding sequence ATGGCAGTGAAAGCTAAAGAAATCTATGTGAATTTGCCAGTGAAGGACCTGCAAAAATCGAAAGACTTTTTCAGCAGCCTGGGGTTTGAATTTAATGAGGAAATGACCAATGAGCAAGGCGCCTGTATGATGGTTGGAGAAAACATTTACGTTATGCTGTTAACAGAGGCATTTTTTAAGACATTCACGAAAAAAGAGTTAGCAGATGCAACCCGCAACACGGAAGTCATTACAGCGATTTCAGCGGATAGCCGGGAAGAAGTGGATGAAATGGTCAATAAGGCGCTTGCCGCAGGCGGTACAGCTTCTAATGACCGAATGGACGATGAGTATATGTACGGCTGGAGTTTTCAGGATGTGGATGGGCATCTTTGGGAAGTCATTTATATGCCACAACAAAGTTAA
- a CDS encoding D-serine ammonia-lyase, translating into MQVNQQQINNWKQQYPLLEDVLSLRPVFWQNPKQTSMDNVPPMAVSLEDMEQAELLWQRFAPFLAKEFEDAEPSDGIIESPLREITEMKKALNAHYHTNIQGNLYLKCDNELPIAGSIKARGGVYEVLYLAEQLAIKAGLISKEENYEMFSKPAFRQFFSNYSIGVGSTGNLGLSIGIIGARLGFQTSVYMSSDAKQWKKDLLRQKGAIVYECEGDFSKAITLGRERTQADPNAYFVDDEKSKQLFLGYSVAAFRLKQQLEEKQVAVDADHPLFVYLPCGVGGAPGGITFGLKQVFGDAVHCFFVEPTHSPAVLIGLLTGEKEKVSVQDFGIDNRTEADGLAVGRPSSFASSISEKLVSGVYTLEDGELFKLLVMLSDSEGISVEPSATAGLKGPGEVLGSDYIANHGLNEEMITHIVWATGGNLVPREDMERFYAKGMEILNDQLKY; encoded by the coding sequence ATGCAAGTTAATCAACAGCAAATCAACAATTGGAAACAGCAATATCCTTTATTGGAGGACGTACTTTCTTTAAGGCCGGTATTCTGGCAGAATCCGAAACAAACCTCTATGGATAACGTTCCGCCAATGGCAGTTTCCTTAGAGGATATGGAACAAGCGGAATTATTATGGCAGCGTTTCGCTCCCTTTTTGGCTAAAGAATTCGAAGATGCGGAACCTTCGGATGGCATCATCGAGTCACCGCTTAGAGAAATTACAGAAATGAAAAAAGCGCTGAATGCACATTACCATACGAATATACAAGGAAACTTATACTTGAAATGCGACAACGAATTGCCGATAGCGGGATCAATTAAAGCTCGCGGTGGCGTGTATGAAGTACTGTATTTGGCAGAACAACTGGCAATAAAAGCAGGATTGATTTCAAAAGAGGAAAATTATGAAATGTTTTCCAAACCGGCTTTTAGGCAGTTTTTCAGCAATTATTCGATTGGCGTTGGATCTACTGGAAACTTGGGACTCAGCATCGGCATCATAGGTGCGAGGCTTGGTTTTCAGACCTCCGTATATATGTCATCGGATGCCAAGCAGTGGAAAAAAGACTTGCTTCGCCAAAAAGGTGCCATTGTTTATGAATGTGAAGGGGATTTCAGCAAAGCGATAACGCTTGGCAGGGAACGGACGCAAGCGGATCCAAATGCTTACTTTGTAGACGATGAAAAGTCGAAACAACTATTTCTTGGTTATAGCGTCGCAGCTTTCCGTTTGAAACAGCAGCTTGAAGAAAAACAAGTTGCAGTTGATGCGGATCATCCTTTATTTGTCTATTTGCCATGCGGCGTCGGTGGTGCTCCTGGCGGCATCACATTTGGATTGAAACAAGTTTTCGGTGATGCTGTGCATTGCTTTTTTGTGGAACCGACGCATTCGCCGGCGGTATTGATCGGATTGCTGACAGGCGAAAAAGAGAAAGTCAGCGTTCAGGATTTTGGCATCGATAACCGGACGGAAGCAGATGGATTGGCAGTAGGCCGGCCTTCTAGTTTTGCCTCTTCTATCAGCGAAAAGCTGGTGAGCGGGGTTTACACTTTGGAAGACGGTGAATTGTTTAAATTGCTCGTAATGCTATCGGACAGTGAAGGCATCTCCGTTGAGCCTTCTGCGACTGCCGGCTTAAAAGGCCCAGGAGAAGTGCTGGGAAGTGATTATATAGCAAACCATGGCTTAAATGAAGAGATGATCACCCATATTGTCTGGGCGACAGGCGGGAACTTGGTCCCTCGGGAAGACATGGAACGTTTTTATGCAAAGGGAATGGAAATTTTGAATGATCAATTGAAATATTAA
- the pyrE gene encoding orotate phosphoribosyltransferase, which produces MKQHIARQLLYIGAVELRPQDPFTWASGIKSPIYCDNRLTMSYPAVRKEIAKGLAGLINEFYADCEVVAGTATAGIPHAAWVSDLLDLPMVYVRSKAKEHGQGNMVEGKVEAGKKVVVVEDLISKGGSVLQAAEGLKAAGFDVLGIVAIFTYDLPQSIEAITGAGFTFHTLTNFPALVEEAMEMNAISEEDMPMLADWHESLKAGTLGS; this is translated from the coding sequence ATGAAACAACATATCGCGAGGCAATTATTGTATATCGGAGCGGTTGAGCTGCGTCCCCAAGATCCATTCACATGGGCATCCGGCATCAAATCACCAATCTATTGCGACAACCGGCTGACGATGTCTTATCCGGCTGTACGAAAAGAAATTGCCAAAGGTTTAGCGGGCCTGATCAATGAATTTTACGCTGACTGTGAAGTGGTCGCCGGTACAGCAACGGCGGGGATTCCCCACGCGGCATGGGTCAGTGATTTATTGGACTTGCCGATGGTTTATGTCCGTTCGAAAGCGAAAGAACATGGCCAAGGCAATATGGTCGAAGGCAAAGTGGAAGCTGGAAAAAAAGTGGTCGTTGTGGAAGATTTGATTTCTAAAGGCGGTTCAGTCTTGCAGGCAGCAGAAGGATTGAAAGCGGCTGGCTTCGACGTGCTTGGCATCGTGGCGATATTTACATACGATTTACCGCAGTCAATCGAAGCGATTACTGGCGCCGGATTTACGTTCCATACCTTGACGAATTTCCCGGCTCTTGTTGAAGAAGCAATGGAAATGAACGCCATTTCAGAAGAGGATATGCCAATGCTTGCCGATTGGCATGAAAGTTTGAAAGCAGGAACGTTGGGAAGCTGA
- the pyrF gene encoding orotidine-5'-phosphate decarboxylase, translating to MNKPIIALDFSSKQQVEEFLSKFDEPLFVKVGMELFYQEGPELVRSIKAMGHQIFLDLKLHDIPNTVEAAMRGLAKLGVDLTNVHAAGGFEMMEAAKRGLKGSDTKLIAVTQLTSTDESQMHENQLIYVSLEESVLHYAKLAKWAGLDGVVCSVLEASSISEVCGQEFLKVTPGIRLANAAADDQKRVATPGKAREQGSTHIVVGRAITKSENPAASYHQIKNEWSGQV from the coding sequence GTGAACAAACCCATTATTGCCCTAGACTTTTCATCAAAACAACAAGTAGAGGAATTTTTGTCCAAGTTCGATGAACCGCTTTTTGTCAAAGTCGGCATGGAACTTTTCTATCAAGAAGGACCGGAACTGGTGCGCAGCATCAAAGCGATGGGCCATCAGATTTTTCTGGATTTGAAACTGCATGATATCCCGAACACTGTGGAAGCAGCGATGCGCGGGTTAGCGAAACTGGGCGTAGACTTAACCAATGTCCATGCAGCAGGCGGCTTTGAAATGATGGAGGCAGCGAAACGAGGATTGAAAGGTTCTGATACAAAACTGATTGCGGTGACTCAGTTGACTTCCACCGACGAATCGCAGATGCACGAAAACCAATTAATTTACGTTAGCCTCGAAGAATCGGTGCTGCATTATGCCAAACTGGCAAAATGGGCTGGCCTGGATGGAGTGGTGTGCTCAGTTCTGGAAGCAAGCAGCATCTCCGAGGTATGCGGGCAGGAATTTTTGAAAGTCACTCCGGGCATCCGTTTGGCAAACGCTGCAGCGGACGACCAAAAACGGGTAGCGACTCCGGGGAAAGCCCGCGAGCAAGGCTCTACACATATCGTGGTCGGTCGGGCAATCACTAAATCGGAAAATCCAGCAGCAAGTTATCACCAAATTAAAAACGAATGGAGCGGCCAAGTATGA
- a CDS encoding dihydroorotate dehydrogenase, which yields MTNLTVKLPGLDLKNPIMPASGCFGFGKEYAQLYDLSQLGAIMIKATTVETRLGNPTPRVAETASGMLNAIGLQNPGLEKVLGEELTRLEQYEVPIIANVAGTTTEDYVEVAKAISQSPNVHALEINISCPNVKQGGITFGTDPNIARELTRAVKDVSSVPVYIKLSPNVTDIVSIAKAVEEGGADGITMINTLLGMRLDAKTGRPVIANITGGLSGPAVKPVALRMVYEVRKQTDLPIIGMGGIADIEDVIDFLSAGANAVAVGTANFVNPFVCPEIISQLPEKLHDLGYESVEELVGRSHRL from the coding sequence ATGACAAATTTAACAGTAAAACTTCCAGGGCTTGATTTAAAAAATCCAATTATGCCGGCATCCGGCTGTTTCGGTTTCGGCAAGGAATATGCACAGCTTTATGATTTATCGCAGCTCGGTGCCATCATGATTAAAGCGACAACGGTCGAAACGCGCCTCGGCAATCCGACGCCGCGTGTAGCTGAAACGGCATCAGGCATGCTGAATGCTATCGGGCTTCAGAATCCCGGCCTTGAAAAAGTGCTGGGTGAGGAACTGACGCGGCTCGAGCAATATGAGGTGCCGATCATCGCGAATGTAGCAGGAACCACGACAGAAGATTATGTGGAAGTGGCGAAAGCGATTTCCCAGTCACCGAACGTCCATGCACTTGAAATCAATATTTCATGCCCGAATGTCAAACAAGGCGGCATTACGTTCGGAACCGATCCAAATATCGCCAGAGAATTGACGCGCGCAGTAAAAGACGTTTCATCTGTTCCGGTTTACATCAAATTATCCCCGAACGTCACAGATATCGTATCAATCGCCAAAGCGGTTGAAGAAGGAGGGGCAGATGGCATCACGATGATCAATACGCTGCTTGGCATGCGCCTGGATGCGAAAACTGGGCGTCCGGTCATTGCCAATATCACCGGAGGATTGTCCGGCCCTGCAGTAAAACCGGTTGCACTTCGCATGGTTTATGAAGTTCGGAAGCAAACAGATTTGCCGATTATCGGAATGGGCGGGATTGCAGATATCGAAGACGTCATTGACTTTTTATCCGCCGGCGCCAATGCCGTAGCAGTAGGGACGGCTAACTTTGTCAATCCGTTCGTGTGCCCGGAAATCATCAGTCAATTACCGGAGAAATTGCATGACCTCGGTTATGAATCCGTTGAAGAACTAGTCGGAAGGAGCCACCGTCTGTGA
- a CDS encoding dihydroorotate dehydrogenase electron transfer subunit produces MIKQERMVVANQQEIAHHIFELTVKGELTGEMKAPGQFVHVRVAESFEPLLRRPISVASIDYANSQFTMIYRAEGRGTTLLSEKRIGDTVDILGPLGNGFPVEQAKQKAYLIGGGIGVPPLYELAKELNEKGIETVHILGFESKQAVFYEDKFKALGDTHIATVDGSHGTQGFVTHILNELPKDFDTYYSCGPTPMLEAVQWAYPEKQGFLSYEQRMGCGIGACFACVCRTTKSEMDYIKVCSDGPVFPAGVVIA; encoded by the coding sequence ATGATTAAACAAGAACGCATGGTTGTTGCTAATCAGCAGGAAATTGCCCACCATATTTTCGAATTGACTGTGAAAGGCGAATTGACCGGGGAAATGAAAGCTCCGGGTCAATTTGTCCATGTGCGAGTAGCGGAAAGCTTTGAACCGCTGCTGCGCCGCCCAATTTCGGTAGCTTCCATTGATTATGCGAACTCTCAATTCACCATGATTTACCGGGCTGAAGGAAGAGGAACGACATTATTGTCCGAGAAAAGAATCGGCGACACAGTGGATATCCTTGGGCCACTTGGAAACGGTTTTCCGGTTGAGCAAGCTAAACAAAAAGCCTATTTGATCGGCGGAGGCATCGGAGTGCCGCCTCTTTATGAATTAGCGAAAGAACTGAATGAAAAAGGCATCGAAACCGTTCATATACTCGGTTTTGAAAGCAAACAAGCTGTCTTCTACGAAGACAAATTTAAGGCGCTGGGGGACACGCATATTGCGACAGTTGACGGGTCCCACGGCACGCAAGGGTTTGTGACTCATATTTTAAACGAACTGCCGAAGGACTTTGACACGTATTACAGCTGCGGACCTACTCCGATGCTTGAAGCCGTCCAATGGGCTTACCCGGAGAAGCAAGGTTTTCTGTCTTACGAACAGCGGATGGGCTGCGGTATCGGCGCATGTTTCGCCTGCGTCTGCCGAACGACAAAAAGTGAAATGGATTACATCAAAGTATGTTCTGATGGACCGGTATTTCCAGCGGGGGTAGTGATTGCATGA